The stretch of DNA aacCATCCAAAAAACTGAGTCAATTCTCATGACAGATTTCAAGTCCAAAAAGATCATTATCTTGACACTAACATCTTCCGATCTAGTGCACTACAATGGGCATCATATAATcccaaggagaaaaaaaagagacTACACGAAGCTCAAGAAATTACCATACTGTGAGCATCACCAACACCACATGCAATTTGTGGCTTCACAATGATGGGGAAGGATAAATTTGTTTCTGATAGTTGATCTCTCAGATTAGGTTCATGAAAGTTATCAATCTGGACAGTCAAGCATCACATGTGAGCATTTTGAACATTGGTTGGTGAAGCAAGGAAATTTGTAAATATTTGAGATTAAAACAAGTCTAAGATAGCTTGAGAACAAATCAAGTCCATCAAAGCAATAGTATCTCATTGCCATCACAAACACAATAATCAACTCCATctaagcaatagtatcttgctgccATAAACGCAATGAAACAAAAAGAGAATATCCTCATGCATTAAGTACTTGCAAATGTGTTAAAAGTTTACCCTGTCATACAGTCCTGTCAAGCTCATTCCTCCAACAATGCAAAGCTAACCATGAAGTCCTTTCTTGGAGTTTCTAACCTACTCTTCTTTGGGCATCTTCACTGGCAACTTGAAGTTGGATTGCATAAATGTTTCAAAGAAAATATCTTTAACATTTTAACTAACTCTCATAATAATGGCTTGGGATAAAACTTTGTGCCATGAGCTGACACTTGCAATGTTGCATGAACATGGACACAACAATCAAATATCGATGCATATTCATGTGTCCAACTCAGCAAGACAAAAGAATGATGCAGGAATAAGTATTTTAAGAACATGAAaaacaaaaatatcaattataaagTCAATGAATGCTTTGGGTAAATCATACTTCATGCAACCATGTGAACAGTCATATAGTCACAAAGTTCTAAAACCATGGCCAATTGTCATCCTTTAACAAGATTCCAATAATTGGGCTAAGAAAGTTGCTttttcaagaggattcaaataacTTTTTCAAAGAGGATTTCCCCATTTGTTCTCACTCTATTACTGTTTTCAATTTATGCAGCAAAAAGAATGATTCTAACAAAATTACCTTTAGAAAATGTGGTGCCCGCAGTCTACAGTGATCTTTCATGTTGAGTTCCTGCAGCCCAAGTAGAAGTTGTTGGATATTGTACCGATCCAACAAAGGGTATATATTATTTAGTGGATCAATCATGCAACATTCAGGGTGGTCCTGGATAAACCTGCACAAAGATTAAATCATCAGAGGACATGTTAGCAATTATGTTGCGTGATTTGACACTAtttaattacaattgacttcaatgCATAACCCAAACTAAACATATGAAACCAAACTAAAACATTCCTCTTGTGTTCTATATTGAATGAGATGCAACACAAATTACCCTTCAGAATTATACAACACATTTGTTTCGAATCTATGACCATTTCAACTTATATTCTTTTTAAAGcttttttataatcttttaaggACATCTGGCTTCTTTAATAATTAAACTTAAGTGAAGTGCACGATGCTCCCCAACCAAGCGGGGTTTGGGAAGGATCAATATAACCACCTTTAACTCTACATTTAGAGAGACAATGTTTTCGTGACTCCCTACTCTCCAAAGTCAGAAAGGAACAACTTGCCATTGTACCAGGTCCACCATCAAAATTAAATGTATTACACAAGACAATATCTCACAACCTTCACAAAGGAGCATCATTGAACCTTTCTGTTGTAATCCTGAATATCTCACATAATACACAATGAAATGTCTTCCAAACTAGTGGTCTAAATTTAATATCGAAGTACCCAAAAGCTGCTTATGTTGATGgtccaataaaaaatattatatagttcAATGGAACCTTCTTTTCTTGTCCAGATAACTTCCAGTCAATTTTAGTATCTTTGAGCAATGCTAGGAGTGTCATTTGCTTAAGACATTTGCTCAAGGCATACATAAGTTGCTCACAGCTTGCCTTTATGAGTCATCATATTTTGAATACTGAGAATAGGGttaatctcaacacttagaagtcAAGGCAGACAAACAAATAAAACAACCAAATAGAAGTTCATGGTTAAACTTACAAGGAATCCCAGATTCACTTTATCCATCTCATATCTCAAGTTACTGTGTATATATCTAATCCGAAAATACATGATATTTATAAAGTTACAGGTCTTActtgttcttttttcttcttcaatcAGATTCTTTTACGACCAGATTTCAGTTTTATGATCAGTCACAAGAAACCAGTTGTTCCATTTCTTCCATACCATATAAATGCGTAAATACACACAAGTATACATATAAGTTTATATGTATGCATGTTTGTGTGACTACTAGAGTAAAATACATATATCTTCATGCTTATATCTCCCACTGCAGGATGGCATTGCATTGACTTGCTCATATGCTAGTGGTGTTGCTATTGTGGCAGTCCTCCTTCGCTACCCCTCCCTCTGTGATGGTTAAATTAGATTTGTGCTCATGTAGATGAGAATGTTATGGGAATTTAAAAGACTGCTTACATAGGCTTGATAACAATCAGACTCTTGCAGAGTTCGGGAAAGTTTTATCTACAAGCACACTTTGAGACCTCTAATGAACTACCACTGACTTAACTTCCACATCTTTTAGTATTTCAGATCCTCGTCACATCTTATACCTATTTTTTGTTTCAATCAAAGATATATCAACCATTGACCTCAGCCACCTGAAAATCGTGACAAATTATTACTATAATTCTCATGACTGTGATAACCCTGCAACTTCTAACCCTATCTTGAATTCACTGCAACTTGACCTCTATTAGAGAACTGAAGTTTGAAGCATGTTAGACATTGTCCACTTTCATTTCCATAAATAAAAGGCAAAATTAAATGTAAACATTTTGTGCCCCTGGAAATCAGATGTATTAATTCGGAAAGACACCTTTCTAGCTCTTGCATTCCCTTGGAAAATGAAATCCCATGGGAAAAATGCGTTGAAATGTGAGGGTTGAAGTCTACTATTTCATCAGTTGCTTTGTGAAGGACTGCATCAACATCTTGAAGTTGCGATAGTAAAGGAATGTCGAATGTGAGAGGAACAAAGATCAGTCCATTTTGAGTAGGATACATGGGTAACGCACCCCTCTGTCAAACAAGAAGTCACACAAATGAAGTCTCAATCACTTGAATAATTATATCTATTTCTACAGAGTACTTGCCTTTGCAAAATCTTCTTCCCTTGAAGGTTTCATAACATACCCAATAACTACTACAGACTTCTGCATTGCCTGGGGCATATACAATATCACGATGTAAATAAATTGATCTTAGATGCACTCTGATAAACGGAAATAAAACATAGCATCCAAAAATGTATGATCAAGTTAATATTGAATCAGATGTAGAATATACAGATAAAATAACCTTTTTACTGAGGCTGCAAACAGTAAGGAGCAATTCTTCCAATTTGTTAATAAACAGAAATTCCTTATTCATCACAGAACCACTGTCAACACCTAGAGCAAAGTATGAATTACCGTTAAAACAAAACTTATCAGCTAGTCAAAACAAAGGAGAACAGAGTAATGATCATAAATGTTTAAGCTAAGACACCATGGATTTTGGAGCTTCACAAATTATGATGAGTTCTCACCTACACAAACAGTAAGCCATCCCTGATTCCGAATCTCATGGGTAAACGCATCATGCCTTTTGGATGTTACATAAAAACAACTATCCCCAGCAATGCCCCAGTCTAGCAACAATTGATTAAACGAATATTTTGCATCTGGAGCATCAAGTGAGATGCAACTGAAGGAGTATATTCTTGCTGTGTTTTGGAGAAAAATTGCCTACAAAAAATAGATAGAAATTTTAAAACTCAAATAATCACATTAATGGATACCTTTAATAGAAAGTGATTGCAGGTGAAGAAAGATATAACATGACCTTAACCCTACCTAACAACATGGGACAACAGTCTCTCCTTGTTAAAAAAGACCAACCAAAACAATAGAACATGGATGGAAGGGAATATAATAGCAAAATATAgtataaatataaaaagaaatataatagCAAAAGACATATGCCATATACTAAATCAGACTGGTAAACAATCTTGTTTACCTTGTATACACACCAAGAGTATGAGTAGGTAATTGATTCTTGAGATGTATTGTTTTCATGATTTGTCAGAAGAATAAAGTGACAACTAACAAGTACATAAAATACTCTGTTCCGCATCACATACATCGTGTGCAAAAAGTGGTGGCAGCTGTAGTGAGCCACTGTCTTATATTTGAGTAATTTAGTGTAGCTGGCTGAACTAGTATGGCAGCTGCACAAGATAAGTAAATACATGAAAAACCTAGAAAGAACTCAAAGAAGGAAACAAAAGATACCAGATCCCTAAAAGAACCAAGAAATAGGTAGGAACAGGAAGGTGAATAACACATGCATGAATGTTTCTTCCACTTTGAGCTTAGCAAGTGGCTTCAAATTTGAGGATGGAGAACCACAACATGCAAAGAACATGATAAGCTACCTAGTGATATTGTATACGCTGAAAAGAGAATTCATACAGATGAACACAAGTGGCACACTGAACGGTCAAGACATAAATATTCAGCATCAATGTTTCATTTCCTGTGCTGCACAAAACTGCTCATATGAATCACAAGGAACACACCCAGATTAAAGTTTTAACCTATGTTGACATCTTGAACTATGTCAAATTATTTCTCTAAATCGAACAGAAAAGCACATGTAGCATGTCCTGATATGAGTGATATAAAGGAACATTCTAAGTGGTCTATTGACCGCACCCTAACAGAACAAATAGAACACCACTACTATAGAACTTCCCAATAAAGAATTATTGGGTGATCACAATTGTGATCACTTTGTAAAAATAAGATGATTGTCAACAAGATCCACCTAATCACCACAAAGATGACAATGCAGCTAAAACTACATTTGAAAAAGAACTTCCACTTGCGACTAAAATAGCCATCCGTCTGATCCATTTGTAAAAAATATCACAGTAACCAAACTATTATGATGATACTTTACTAACTTCTGTTAGTAGTACTTCAAAAAGTTCAATTTTCATCATATAGTTTTAAACAAAATGAGCAATGTAAAAGAAAACCAAGCATAATATGGAACAATTGCTTTTTGTTATGCCAACGTATTTAAAGAGATAGCTCATCAACAACTTAAAAATGCAATGGGAACCTTAAATTCTACATACTGGACGAAGGAAGAAAACCTTGAAATTTATCTAACAGATCTTTAGGTAGGTTTTTATTGGTTGAATTGCATTTGGGATCACAATGCTACCTATGAAGGTGCAAAATATGTAGCTATATGTAGCTTAATTTAGAATAACCAATTCTCTGAAAACTCTATAGCAAAATAACAGTTTTGCTCATGCTCCTAAAGAAAAACATTAGATGACTCAAAAACTCGTAATAGCATATTGTCTTCTACCTTTACGGCTGAGAGATCTTCGTGATGACAAAATCCCTGGAACGTGAGCAAGATATGTTAGAACACTCTTTCAAGTGTTGTGGATTGAGACACTAAGACCAACCAAACACAAATAATTCAGTAGAAATATATATTTCTGGAAAAGTAAAGGTTGCTCCAATATTATATGGAAATTTAGGAAATGAGTTCAATGATCTTACAGCTGCAAGATGCAGTCATACTGTTATAATGATGCTGATAAGAAACATCTAGTTTGCATATTCAAACATAAacagaacaaaagaaaaagagaagtatCCTCAGCAAATGTACTGCAGTAACTTTAGGCACATGCGCTTATCTTTCTCATCTCACAGCTACATGCCTAATGTGCATTTTGTTGTATTCTACAATCTGGATTCATAAAAACGTTAAATGATAAAACTACATTATTAATTAAGAGCTGATATGCATATGATGATAAGGTCCATCCAATCTATCAAATGTGAAGGCAAGAATAGGTGAAGAACTTCTTATAGATTCTCCAACTGGAAAGTCGACAATTTGtgcattaagaaaaaaaaaaaaactatggatCTTTTAACATTTAAAACTTTGGATTTTCTTGTGCATGTAAGTAACATCATGCACAAGCATGAGTAATCTTACATTACAACAGTATCAAGCATACACGCAAATCATCACTCAAATATGATCAATAGATAACATGCGATATCATCAAGTTCAGAAAGGCAAACGTAAAGACAAAAGGGTTTTCTCTGGACTGGCAAGCATGCAGGAAACTAAGCATTAATTAGAAGAAATAACCGGAAGATTAAAGTATCCCACAACTCGCAGATCCTAAAACTAAGGAAGACAAGAAAAGGGTCGAATTTAAATTTAATGTATTCCGATCGCCCATTGTAGCTTTTATAAGGTAAAAAGATCTCAACTTTTTAAGCGATTGAAACAAATTGCTCCAAGAAAAGGAAGACAATTTACTCGAACGCAGGATTTGATCATAACCCAACAAAAAAGGATCCCAAAAAACAACCAAATCAAAGAGAAATCAATAAGCAACAAAGAAAAGGAGCGTATGTGAAGACGCCTCTCATACCACTCGCAGATTGGAGTAGCGAAGCCTTCGAAGCAGAACCTCCGCTCCCGGTTTCAGGCGAGGGTTTCCGCTACCGTCGTCGGATAGTAGAACGGATTCGTCCAGGAGCACCCCTCGAACCGCTCCCATCTccccctctctcctctctctctgagTGCGTGATGGTAAGCTCACTCCACGCGTAAAGAGCGGGCTTCTTTACTCTAATGATCCGAGCCGGGCCGAGCCGGTCCAAGTTAGGCCTATTTGTTGGTCCAATTCATTATGAAGCGGCCGAATCGGAGCTCAGCGGCCGGTCCAAAGTGGTTCACGTGATGGCCTCTTCGGACAATGCCATCCGCCGCGGCGGGTGGAACAATCGATTGGAGAACCAATAGAGGGCCCACATGGGCCCACACGGAGTGGCTCTCAGGGTATTTGATCGAGGAAGTAACCGGGGTATTCTTAGATGGACCGATAGACATGGCATAAGGTTTGGAAGtgctaaaaaagagaaaaagaaaattgactGTAGCTTTGGTTGATGAATTTTCTCATGTAATCAATCACATTAAAACTATAATCTCTTGCTAGCTAACTTCTTTATATCCCATGGTTTGGAAAGAGATGTAATTTTGAGCTCACTACTTGGTGTAGAATCAAACAAGACTAGAACTTGGAGTCACTCCCCACTCTCTAAAAAGAATCATCCAAGTACTTCCAATTGTTGCCCCACACTGACCAATTGCAATAAAATGAAATAGGGACCAAATGGGTGAGGACAAGAACTTTAGGGCAATGAAAGGGCCCAAAAAAAAGTAAGTGAGGTCATCAATTCACTTCAAGAGATAGcataaagaagaagagagaaatagTGTGTGTGCTGTGGGGTGGGGGGAGGGGAAGGATGATGAGACATGTGAGGTCAAAAGAGAAAGGTGAAAAGATTCCATATGTCCACCACCATTGGCATTGCCATCAAGCTTCCTTCCATCTTTGACATCCCCCTCCTTGGAATGCTGACCCACTGGGTACTATGTTTTGTCCCCATCATCCATGTCTTCTTCCCCTTGCCCTGTATCTATGCAACACTAATCTTATTTCTCTTCTTGTTTTCTCATCAAAGTACAAGAAGCATTTATTTGCCACATCCAAAAATTCATTGGCTAACATTGCATTGCAGTATTCATTTTTACTTTTGTCTTTCATGTTCTTCTTGAATAAAAGGAAACTTATCTAAAGACCTGCCTCATCCTTCCCTCCTCTTCTCACTCTCATaacccacagagagagagagagagagagagagatgaattttTATTCACAACACTGCTGCCTTT from Musa acuminata AAA Group cultivar baxijiao chromosome BXJ2-11, Cavendish_Baxijiao_AAA, whole genome shotgun sequence encodes:
- the LOC135626667 gene encoding inositol-tetrakisphosphate 1-kinase 6-like isoform X1; this translates as MGAVRGVLLDESVLLSDDGSGNPRLKPGAEVLLRRLRYSNLRVGFCHHEDLSAVKAIFLQNTARIYSFSCISLDAPDAKYSFNQLLLDWGIAGDSCFYVTSKRHDAFTHEIRNQGWLTVCVGVDSGSVMNKEFLFINKLEELLLTVCSLSKKAMQKSVVVIGYVMKPSREEDFAKRGALPMYPTQNGLIFVPLTFDIPLLSQLQDVDAVLHKATDEIVDFNPHISTHFSHGISFSKGMQELERFIQDHPECCMIDPLNNIYPLLDRYNIQQLLLGLQELNMKDHCRLRAPHFLKIDNFHEPNLRDQLSETNLSFPIIVKPQIACGVGDAHSMALVFKFEDFKEICVPLPAILQEYVDHGSLIFKFYVLGNNVFHAVKKSMPNASFLKSSSEKAGSKPIIFDSLKSLPVATDDQFSVGRLQGDIQSLDVDLVKSAANWLKTKLDLTIFGFDVVIQEDTGDHVIVDLNYLPSFKEVPDTDAIPAFWTAIKSAYEARKTN
- the LOC135626667 gene encoding inositol-tetrakisphosphate 1-kinase 6-like isoform X3, coding for MGAVRGVLLDESVLLSDDGSGNPRLKPGAEVLLRRLRYSNLRVGFCHHEDLSAVKAIFLQNTARIYSFSCISLDAPDAKYSFNQLLLDWGIAGDSCFYVTSKRHDAFTHEIRNQGWLTVCVGVDSGSVMNKEFLFINKLEELLLTVCSLSKKAMQKSVVVIGYVMKPSREEDFAKRGALPMYPTQNGLIFVPLTFDIPLLSQLQDVDAVLHKATDEIVDFNPHISTHFSHGISFSKGMQELERFIQDHPECCMIDPLNNIYPLLDRYNIQQLLLGLQELNMKDHCRLRAPHFLKALVFKFEDFKEICVPLPAILQEYVDHGSLIFKFYVLGNNVFHAVKKSMPNASFLKSSSEKAGSKPIIFDSLKSLPVATDDQFSVGRLQGDIQSLDVDLVKSAANWLKTKLDLTIFGFDVVIQEDTGDHVIVDLNYLPSFKEVPDTDAIPAFWTAIKSAYEARKTN
- the LOC135626667 gene encoding inositol-tetrakisphosphate 1-kinase 6-like isoform X2 — its product is MGAVRGVLLDESVLLSDDGSGNPRLKPGAEVLLRRLRYSNLRVAIFLQNTARIYSFSCISLDAPDAKYSFNQLLLDWGIAGDSCFYVTSKRHDAFTHEIRNQGWLTVCVGVDSGSVMNKEFLFINKLEELLLTVCSLSKKAMQKSVVVIGYVMKPSREEDFAKRGALPMYPTQNGLIFVPLTFDIPLLSQLQDVDAVLHKATDEIVDFNPHISTHFSHGISFSKGMQELERFIQDHPECCMIDPLNNIYPLLDRYNIQQLLLGLQELNMKDHCRLRAPHFLKIDNFHEPNLRDQLSETNLSFPIIVKPQIACGVGDAHSMALVFKFEDFKEICVPLPAILQEYVDHGSLIFKFYVLGNNVFHAVKKSMPNASFLKSSSEKAGSKPIIFDSLKSLPVATDDQFSVGRLQGDIQSLDVDLVKSAANWLKTKLDLTIFGFDVVIQEDTGDHVIVDLNYLPSFKEVPDTDAIPAFWTAIKSAYEARKTN